In Candidatus Neomarinimicrobiota bacterium, the genomic window CAAATGAGAGAAGTCGGTATTCCGCTTATGCTCGGTGAAGGTAAGGGCATAGTTGAGGCGATGGAAGAGACCGGCGTATTTACAAAAACCGCTTTATCACGATTTCGTTCAGGAGCAGAATCAGGAGCCTTGAGATCCAATGCACTTCAGCTGGCTAACTATTATGAAGCTGAAACCAGTTATAGAATGGAAAAGGTTGTAACTCTTATTGATTTAATGGTGACCATGATTATTATGGTAGTTATGGTAGGACTTACAATCGTCTCTTCCGAAACGTCCGTAATGTAGCGGGAGTCTATTTATTAAGTAATTGACGTTCCAGATCGACCACTTTTTTGTTAGTGGCTATCAGCTTTCTTCTCAATATCTCCATCAGATTCATCATGTAAATATCAAAAAGCTTTTGTCCGTTTCTGCCGAAAAAGTCCTTAAGTATCTCGCGGGTATATCTTAACAAACGGGTCGGTTTCTCTACTTTTACGGACGCAATCCTGTAATGATCCCTGAAAAGTATCAGTTCACCGAAGACCTCTCCCTTTTCGAGCGTAGCCATCTTAATTCCCTGACTGTATATCGCTACCTCTCCTTCGCAGATCAGGAACATCTCCTTTCCCGTCTGCCCCTCTTTCATAATATCATCATAAACGTTATAATGCTCATCGAAGCCCATGGAGAGGAACTTTTCGGCGATATCGGTTGGAAAATGTGCCAACAAAAGTGGCGGCTTCTGGAAATAGATTAAAGAGCCTGTGTGTTGAGACCAGACGCTGATCGAACCCTTTTTCTTCGACTCAACTTCCGCATTTGCCTTGCCGTTGTCCGAGTTCATTTTATTCGCCATATTAACTCCGCATGTTCTTAGGTGAAAATCTTCCTTCCCATCGCGCAGACCCGTACGTCTCGTCAAAGGAAATTACCGTTTCAACGGTAAAGCTGATCCTGATAGTCCGGACGTCAGCAGGTGTTATAGTCGTAGCCCCGTTAGAATCAAAATACGTTAAGTTCCAGGAGATCAAACCGAGGGCAATGTCCAGAGCCGCACCGTCAACGCTCCTGTAAAGGTATCGGTCATTGGGGTTGTCGGTATCGGAGGGTTCAGATTTCGGACCTAAAAAATAACCGATTTCCTCTACGATGCCATCATCATCGACGTCGGCTAAAAATTTAATTGTTGTGTCCGAGAGATCGGTTATCACCACCGTACCGGTTGGTACGTTATAACCCATTTTGCGTATGTCGTACTCGAGTATGCTGACGATGACTGTGGCATTTTTCTGGGCTATAGTTCCCAGAGAGTTTATAGTTGCGGTCTCCATTATATCTGCGTTCAGGCTCAATATCGAAAGTAGTAACATGCCACCGATCATGAACGAACCTGCTAATTCGATATCCGGCATCTTCTACTCCCTTATAAACGAATAAACGTAGCTCAAATTGATGTCATTCCTCAAATAAACGCTTGATAATGTAAGGTTCATGCGCTTCATGGTTGTCCGTGTAGAGGAAAAAGTCACGAGATCATCTGCAGTCACGTAGCCGACCTCGGTTGCAATTGTGTAATCCATTCCTGC contains:
- a CDS encoding cyclic nucleotide-binding domain-containing protein translates to MANKMNSDNGKANAEVESKKKGSISVWSQHTGSLIYFQKPPLLLAHFPTDIAEKFLSMGFDEHYNVYDDIMKEGQTGKEMFLICEGEVAIYSQGIKMATLEKGEVFGELILFRDHYRIASVKVEKPTRLLRYTREILKDFFGRNGQKLFDIYMMNLMEILRRKLIATNKKVVDLERQLLNK